The Tripterygium wilfordii isolate XIE 37 chromosome 17, ASM1340144v1, whole genome shotgun sequence genome has a window encoding:
- the LOC119981664 gene encoding organic cation/carnitine transporter 3-like — translation MADSTTTPLLSSLSASSKPLPSLDSTIERCIGGFSWTQFLQAILVSIAWLFDAQQTFISVVTDADPTWHCNINSSTSICNSASSNICQLPQNSWSWDLPPQVSIISEWSLQCSSSFLTGLPASSFFMGCLVGGLLLATLADSSLGRKNMLFYSCLIMSLSSLLTVLFSTNVWIYSIFRFICGFGRATIGTCALVLSTELVGKRWRGQVAVTGFLFFTLGFLSLPAMAYINRGSSWRNLYIWSSIPSLIYCILVKLFVGESPRWLFVRGRREEAVSILKSIATIDNNGKSITMSFFGNVQLEEESWNVDIYSAIKILFQNKWSFRRLCLVMVIGFGVGMVYYGMPLGLGNMSFNLYMSVTFNALSELPSSLITLFLIDKMNRRSSLLGFTSLSGICSLLSVIVGKNMNWTSFQLGLELVSFFSACTAFNITMVYTLELFPTCVRNSAVSIARQALVLGGVFSPVLAAAGRKNGFWSYGIFGLVIGFCGLFVVFLPETKGGRLCDTMDEEEHKAVVNDHHI, via the coding sequence ATGGCTGATTCAACTACTACTCCACTTCTCTCCTCCCTATCCGCGTCTTCGAAGCCCCTCCCATCCCTTGATTCCACAATCGAACGGTGTATCGGAGGGTTTTCTTGGACCCAATTCCTCCAAGCCATCCTAGTCTCAATTGCATGGTTGTTTGATGCACAACAAACTTTCATTAGCGTCGTCACTGATGCTGACCCTACATGGCACTGCAACATTAATTCATCAACGTCTATATGCAACTCAGCATCATCCAACATTTGTCAACTCCCCCAAAATTCATGGTCATGGGATTTGCCTCCGCAAGTATCAATAATCTCAGAATGGTCACTCCAATGTTCCTCTTCATTTCTCACTGGGTTACCAGCATCTTCATTCTTCATGGGTTGTCTTGTTGGCGGATTACTTCTTGCCACACTCGCAGACTCGTCGCTCGGTCGCAAGAATATGTTGTTCTACTCGTGTTTAATCATGTCATTGTCTTCATTACTTACGGTACTCTTCTCCACCAACGTTTGGATTTACTCTATTTTCAGATTTATATGTGGGTTTGGCCGCGCAACGATTGGAACGTGTGCGTTAGTGTTGTCGACTGAATTAGTAGGTAAACGATGGAGAGGACAAGTCGCCGTGACTGGATTTTTGTTCTTTACATTAGGGTTCTTATCATTGCCGGCTATGGCTTACATTAATAGAGGTTCGTCATGGAGGAATCTTTACATTTGGAGTTCAATACCAAGTCTTATTTATTGCATCCTGGTTAAATTGTTTGTTGGTGAGTCTCCGAGATGGCTTTTCGTTCGTGGAAGGAGAGAGGAGGCCGTTTCGATCCTAAAGAGTATTGCAACGATTGACAACAATGGTAAATCAATCACAATGAGCTTCTTTGGAAATGTTCAATTGGAGGAAGAGTCATGGAATGTTGATATCTACTCAGCAATCAAGATTCTATTCCAAAATAAATGGTCTTTTAGGAGGTTGTGTTTGGTTATGGTGATTGGATTTGGGGTTGGAATGGTTTATTATGGGATGCCATTGGGGCTTGGAAACATGTCATTCAATCTCTACATGAGTGTGACATTCAACGCCTTATCGGAACTGCCATCATCGTTAATCACATTATTTCTCATAGACAAGATGAACCGGAGAAGCTCATTACTGGGATTTACAAGCCTAAGCGGGATTTGTAGCTTATTATCGGTCATTGTAGGCAAGAATATGAATTGGACAAGTTTCCAATTAGGGTTGGAGCTAGTGTCTTTCTTTAGTGCTTGTACTGCTTTCAACATTACAATGGTATACACGTTGGAGTTGTTCCCGACTTGTGTGAGGAACTCAGCTGTATCAATTGCGAGACAAGCTTTGGTGTTGGGAGGAGTGTTTAGTCCAGTATTGGCTGCAGCTGGTAGGAAAAATGGGTTTTGGTCATATGGGATATTTGGGTTGGTGATAGGGTTTTGCGGGTTGTTTGTGGTTTTTCTGCCAGAGACAAAGGGTGGGAGATTATGTGATACAATGGATGAGGAAGAGCACAAGGCGGTAGTCAATGATcatcatatataa
- the LOC119983169 gene encoding myb-related protein 308 yields MGHRCCTKQRVRRGLWSPEEDEKLIKHITTHGHGSWTCVPKLAGLQRCGKSCRLRWINYLRPDLKKGSFSEEEEQIIIDVHRILGNRWAVIAKHLPGRTDNEVKNFWNSSIKKKLISQGIDPKTHNLISSHNRDNYSYCNNNKKVQSKSQEPFSIITVNPHKRNTSSHPPILTLPPVSPPPPHTQPPIFNKTNYDQNSHDSSMNPSVLDNLLVDEICFLGGTTNTVLVEPPFEEAEQLQNQNKETNICDEVVEVDKMINIDHVKDGDQNMYNNATFDISTSSFDLDKFIESTLMSSTCDFNFNMEDLLWNF; encoded by the exons ATGGGTCATAGATGTTGTACCAAACAGAGAGTAAGGAGAGGTTTATGGTCTCCGGAAGAAGATGAGAAGCTCATCAAACACATCACCACTCATGGCCATGGAAGCTGGACTTGTGTTCCAAAACTAGCtg GGCTGCAGAGGTGTGGGAAGAGCTGTAGATTGAGATGGATAAACTACTTGAGACCAGACCTGAAGAAGGGTTCCTTTtctgaagaagaagagcagATCATCATTGATGTTCATCGAATTCTTGGCAATAG GTGGGCTGTGATAGCAAAGCATTTGCCAGGAAGGACAGACAATGAAGTGAAGAATTTCTGGAACTCAAGCATCAAGAAGAAGCTCATCTCACAAGGAATTGACCCTAAAACTCATAACCTAATTTCTTCACATAATAGAGACAACTACTCTTACTGTAACAACAATAAGAAAGTTCAATCTAAAAGTCAAGAACCCTTTTCAATCATCACTGTGAATCCTCAtaagagaaatacttcttcccACCCACCAATACTTACACTTCCACCTgtatctcctcctcctcctcatacTCAGCCTCCAATATTCAATAAGACTAATTATGATCAAAATTCCCATGATTCCTCTATGAACCCATCAGTGTTGGATAATTTATTGGTAGATGAAATTTGTTTCTTGGGTGGAACTACTAATACAGTACTTGTTGAACCACCCTTTGAAGAAGCAGAACAattacaaaaccaaaacaaggAGACTAATATTTGTGATGAGGTGGTGGAAGTAGACAAAATGATCAATATTGATCACGTTAAGGATGGTGATCAAAACATGTATAATAATGCTACATTTGACATCTCTACAAGTAGTTTTGATCTTGATAAGTTCATCGAGTCTACATTAATGTCTAGTACTTGTGACTTTAACTTCAATATGGAAGACCTTTTGTGGAACTTTTAG
- the LOC119981700 gene encoding uncharacterized protein LOC119981700, producing the protein MSMLWEKSETWRWIVRKTRDSKPFFLGFATLCGVVPGIIGYCVMQATNTRNPELEARLRQTARPESVMMGKVNQERLAEYLGELQRKEDTNDRYVAALRGETLTRKPYVRIQPVPKQIDTDADKEQQTDKDRKK; encoded by the exons ATGTCGATGCTGTGGGAGAAGAGCGAGACATGGAGGTGGATAGTCAGGAAGACTAGGGATTCTAAGCCCTTCTTCCTCGGCTTCGCCACTCTCTGCGGCGTCGTTCCTGGTATCATCGGCTACTGCGTTATGCAGGCCACAAACACCCGAAACCCGGAGCTCGAGGCCCGCCTCCGCCAGACTGCCCGACCTGAATCTGTC ATGATGGGGAAAGTAAATCAAGAGAGGCTGGCTGAATACCTTGGGGAGCTGCAGCGGAAAGAGGATACAAATGACCGATATGTTGCTGCTCTTAGGGGAGAGACATTGACCAGGAAGCCTTACGTGAGAATTCAACCAGTCCCAAAGCAGATAGACACTGATGCTGACAAGGAACAGCAGACTGACAAGGATAGAAAGAAGTAA
- the LOC119981699 gene encoding peroxidase 7-like encodes MKLWLFTNIIFLLVQWELCIANILLPLQATTKLVSPSQHPHQLSNTYYLNTCPALEVIIHQKMEAWFKTDPTLPASIIRLHFHDCAVRGCDASILLNHAGSERTAFASKTLRGFNVINDIKAEADTRCPKTVSCADILTAAARDATVLLGGPFWEVSFGRKDGRISIAKEADMVPQGHENVTSLIDFFQSRGLNELDLVVLSGSHTIGRSSCYSILQRLAKPDFSSLDRNHWRSLIRQCRWSSNLVNLDVTTPTAFDTAYYTNLQMKKGLLSTDQALYSDPRTAPFVNAMMSQPFLFTSQFLVSMVKLGNTQVLSGPNQGEIRLNCNNLNP; translated from the exons ATGAAGTTGTGGCTTTTCACCAATATCATTTTTCTCCTTGTTCAATGGGAGTTGTGCATTGCCAATATTCTTCTACCTCTGCAAGCCACCACCAAACTAGTGTCGCCTTCTCAACACCCCCACCAGCTCTCTAACACTTATTATCTCAATACATGCCCAGCTCTTGAAGTAATCATCCACCAGAAAATGGAAGCCTGGTTTAAGACGGATCCAACATTGCCTGCTTCAATCATTCGCTTACATTTCCACGACTGTGCCGTCAGG GGATGCGATGCTTCAATTTTGCTAAACCACGCCGGGAGCGAGAGAACAGCGTTTGCGAGCAAGACGTTGAGGGGTTTCAATGTGATTAATGATATTAAGGCAGAGGCTGACACAAGGTGTCCAAAAACAGTCTCCTGCGCTGACATTCTAACAGCGGCAGCACGAGATGCTACTGTTCTATTAGGAGGTCCATTCTGGGAAGTCTCATTTGGTCGAAAAGATGGACGAATCTCCATAGCCAAAGAAGCCGATATGGTTCCTCAGGGTCACGAAAATGTTACCAGTTTGATCGACTTCTTCCAGTCTCGAGGCCTGAACGAACTTGACTTGGTTGTACTCTCAGGGTCACACACCATTGGAAGGAGCAGTTGCTATTCAATCTTGCAAAGGCTAGCTAAGCCTGATTTTTCTTCACTAGACAGAAATCACTGGAGGAGCTTGATAAGGCAATGTAGATGGAGTAGTAATTTGGTTAATCTAGATGTCACAACTCCAACGGCTTTTGACACAGCATATTACACCAATCTGCAGATGAAGAAGGGATTGTTGTCGACAGATCAAGCACTGTACTCGGATCCAAGAACAGCACCATTTGTTAATGCAATGATGTCTCAGCCATTCCTGTTCACTAGTCAGTTTCTGGTGTCTATGGTTAAGCTTGGGAATACACAAGTTCTGAGTGGACCAAATCAAGGTGAAATCAGACTCAATTGCAACAATCTCAATCCTTAA